A region of Deltaproteobacteria bacterium DNA encodes the following proteins:
- a CDS encoding ABC transporter permease subunit, with protein MVEKTPILDTATYILLMLGILIVGFPIIYAVIAATLPIDEVSRVPMPLIPGDQLAANLQAAWEKGDLGTQLVNSFIMASGITIGKIIVSMLGAFSIVYFDYRFRTVAFVTVFCTLMLPVEVRILPTYEIAANLFGPFNSLWSALHLDGIAAWIAGHDIEVNLDLSLLDSYQGLILPLVASATCTFLFRQFFLTVPEELCEAAKMDGASPMVFFRKILLPLSKTNIAALVVIEFVYGWNQYLWPLLITTNPKMMTAVIGLQNLIPQADDLPYWNVALAGALIVMLPPILVVLMMQRWFVKGLVDTEK; from the coding sequence ATGGTAGAAAAAACACCGATACTGGATACCGCTACCTATATTTTACTGATGCTGGGGATCTTGATCGTCGGCTTTCCCATCATCTATGCGGTGATAGCGGCCACGCTGCCCATCGATGAGGTCTCGCGCGTACCCATGCCGTTGATCCCCGGCGACCAGTTAGCGGCCAATCTTCAGGCTGCCTGGGAAAAGGGAGATCTGGGAACCCAGCTTGTCAATTCGTTCATTATGGCTTCCGGGATCACCATCGGTAAAATCATCGTATCCATGCTGGGTGCCTTTTCCATTGTCTATTTCGACTATCGGTTCCGGACGGTTGCTTTCGTAACGGTATTTTGTACCCTGATGCTGCCGGTTGAGGTCCGGATTCTGCCCACATACGAGATCGCCGCCAACCTGTTTGGTCCCTTCAATTCTCTATGGTCGGCGCTGCACCTGGATGGGATTGCCGCCTGGATTGCAGGGCATGACATAGAGGTCAACCTGGACCTGAGCCTTCTGGACAGTTATCAGGGGTTGATTCTGCCTCTGGTGGCATCGGCCACCTGTACCTTTCTGTTCCGTCAGTTCTTTCTGACGGTTCCGGAGGAACTGTGCGAGGCGGCCAAAATGGACGGCGCTTCACCGATGGTTTTTTTCAGAAAGATCCTGCTGCCCCTCTCGAAAACCAACATAGCGGCGTTGGTGGTAATCGAGTTCGTGTACGGATGGAATCAGTACCTGTGGCCGCTTTTGATAACCACCAACCCGAAAATGATGACGGCGGTTATCGGGCTGCAGAACCTGATACCCCAGGCCGATGACCTGCCCTACTGGAACGTGGCCCTGGCCGGTGCCCTGATCGTCATGCTGCCGCCGATACTGGTGGTGCTGATGATGCAGCGCTGGTTTGTAAAGGGCCTGGTTGACACCGAGAAATAG
- the ugpC gene encoding sn-glycerol-3-phosphate ABC transporter ATP-binding protein UgpC, with translation MAKVILEHVTKAFGKTEVVHGIDLEIADQEFAVLVGPSGCGKSTVLRMIAGLEQITGGRIEIGDRIVNDVAPKDRSVAMVFQNYALYPHMNVFNNMSFGLKLRKTPKSEIEKRVKDAAHILGLEDLLMRKPFELSGGQRQRVAMGRAIVRKPSVFLFDEPLSNLDAKLRTQMRTEIKRLHQNVQSTIIYVTHDQVEAMTLADRIVVMKDGNVEQVGKPLDLFEKPDNTFVAGFIGTPPMNLVPARVVSDQSGLSLQFNPDIRLPIPEKTNHQVKDGMSVIVGLRTEDLTIDNGNHGFPDDWKISGIVEVVEPLGGETIMHMDFGGVTFIAKSEGRRIIRPGEKIHIAMNLEHLHVFDAASSLSIY, from the coding sequence ATGGCAAAAGTTATTCTTGAACATGTGACCAAGGCGTTCGGTAAAACCGAAGTGGTCCACGGCATCGACCTCGAAATAGCGGACCAGGAGTTCGCGGTATTGGTAGGACCGTCGGGGTGTGGCAAATCGACGGTGCTGAGAATGATCGCTGGCTTGGAACAGATTACTGGTGGACGCATAGAGATCGGCGACCGCATCGTCAATGATGTGGCTCCGAAAGACCGAAGCGTGGCCATGGTTTTCCAGAATTACGCCCTGTATCCCCACATGAATGTATTCAACAACATGTCATTCGGACTTAAACTTCGAAAAACACCCAAATCCGAAATCGAAAAACGCGTTAAGGACGCCGCCCACATTCTCGGTCTCGAAGATCTTCTGATGCGCAAACCGTTCGAGCTTTCCGGAGGGCAACGGCAGCGGGTGGCCATGGGACGCGCCATCGTCCGCAAACCGTCCGTGTTTCTGTTCGATGAACCGCTTTCGAACCTGGATGCCAAACTGCGCACCCAGATGCGCACGGAAATAAAGCGACTTCATCAGAACGTCCAGTCCACCATCATATACGTCACCCATGATCAAGTAGAAGCCATGACCCTTGCCGACCGCATCGTCGTCATGAAAGATGGAAATGTCGAACAAGTCGGAAAACCGCTCGACCTGTTCGAAAAACCGGACAACACCTTTGTCGCCGGTTTTATCGGAACCCCCCCCATGAATCTGGTGCCGGCCCGGGTGGTATCCGACCAATCCGGCCTGTCGCTTCAATTCAACCCGGACATACGGCTTCCCATTCCTGAAAAGACAAACCACCAGGTCAAAGATGGGATGTCGGTTATCGTGGGACTGAGGACGGAAGATCTCACCATCGATAACGGCAACCACGGCTTTCCCGATGACTGGAAGATCAGCGGCATCGTCGAAGTGGTCGAGCCCCTCGGCGGAGAAACCATTATGCACATGGATTTCGGAGGTGTTACCTTCATCGCCAAAAGCGAAGGGCGGCGCATCATTCGCCCCGGCGAAAAGATCCATATCGCCATGAACCTGGAACACCTGCATGTGTTCGATGCAGCGTCATCCCTTTCGATATACTGA
- the ugpA gene encoding sn-glycerol-3-phosphate ABC transporter permease UgpA yields MIKRSIFKSRFLPYLLILPQILITATFFYWPAAQGLMQSFMLSDPFGLHNTFVWFDNFIALFKDPLYLRSVVTTLLFSASTAFVSITLGLFIATMANRALKAKALIRTLLIWPYAVAPAISGILWLFLLHPSYGIVALAIKRWFGIDWNPVLRGGDALVMVVMASAWKEISYNFVFFLAGMQSVPKSLIEAAAMDGANPFRRFWSITLPLLSPTLFFVTVMNIIYSFFETFGVIHTVTQGGPGGATNILVYKVYQDGFIGLNLGSSSAQSIVLMLLIILITVLQFKYVERKVQYTG; encoded by the coding sequence ATGATAAAACGATCCATTTTCAAATCGAGATTTTTACCGTATCTGTTGATCCTGCCCCAGATACTGATTACGGCGACCTTTTTTTACTGGCCGGCCGCCCAGGGATTGATGCAGTCATTTATGCTCAGCGATCCTTTTGGCCTGCACAACACGTTTGTTTGGTTTGACAATTTTATCGCTTTGTTCAAGGATCCGCTGTATCTTCGCTCGGTGGTCACGACCTTGCTGTTCAGCGCCTCCACGGCCTTTGTGTCCATAACCCTGGGCCTTTTCATCGCTACCATGGCCAACCGGGCGTTAAAAGCCAAGGCCCTGATCCGGACGCTGCTGATCTGGCCATACGCCGTGGCCCCGGCGATTTCCGGAATTTTATGGCTGTTCCTGCTGCATCCCTCCTACGGCATCGTTGCGTTGGCCATCAAGCGCTGGTTCGGGATCGACTGGAACCCGGTGCTCAGGGGAGGCGATGCCCTCGTCATGGTCGTGATGGCCAGTGCATGGAAGGAGATCAGCTACAATTTCGTGTTTTTTCTGGCCGGTATGCAGTCCGTTCCGAAATCCCTGATCGAGGCGGCCGCCATGGATGGTGCCAATCCGTTCAGGCGCTTTTGGTCCATCACGCTGCCGCTTTTGTCCCCTACCCTGTTTTTTGTAACCGTCATGAACATTATCTATTCGTTTTTTGAAACCTTCGGTGTCATCCACACGGTGACCCAGGGCGGCCCCGGCGGGGCCACGAATATTCTGGTTTACAAGGTTTACCAGGACGGATTTATCGGCCTGAACCTGGGCTCGTCTTCCGCCCAGTCCATCGTTTTGATGCTGTTGATCATCTTGATAACGGTTTTGCAGTTCAAATATGTGGAAAGAAAGGTTCAATACACCGGATAG
- a CDS encoding branched-chain amino acid aminotransferase gives MQVTVTKSKTLKPRPDESNLGFGTIFTDHMFNMDYSVEKGWHNPRIEPYGTIPMDPSTMVLHYGQGVFEGLKAYRTDAGGVQLFRPLDNFKRMNRSSKLLCIPEHDETLALKALKQLLEIEKDWVPGQPGTSLYIRPTIIATDPFLGVRASFTYRFFIILSPVGAYYPEGFNPVKILVSKDHVRAVRGGVGEAKTPGNYAASLLAGEKAHEEGYTQVLWLDGVEKKYIEEVGSMNIFFVIDDVIVTPMLSGSILPGITRNSVIQLADHWGLKVSERKISIDDVMQAQASGSLTEIFGSGTAAVISPVGELKYGDKVIPIGDGGVGPIAKRLFDAIQDIQYGKIEDPMGWTEPVV, from the coding sequence ATGCAAGTAACCGTAACCAAATCCAAGACCCTGAAACCCAGACCGGATGAATCCAACCTCGGTTTCGGCACCATATTCACCGACCACATGTTCAACATGGACTACAGCGTTGAAAAGGGCTGGCACAATCCGAGAATCGAACCCTATGGCACCATTCCCATGGACCCGTCGACCATGGTGCTGCACTACGGCCAGGGCGTCTTCGAAGGCCTGAAGGCATACCGCACCGACGCGGGTGGTGTGCAGCTTTTCCGCCCCCTGGACAACTTCAAGCGCATGAACCGCTCGTCGAAGCTCCTCTGCATTCCCGAACACGACGAAACGCTCGCCCTGAAAGCCCTCAAACAGCTGCTTGAAATCGAAAAGGACTGGGTGCCCGGCCAACCGGGAACCAGCCTCTACATTCGGCCAACCATCATCGCCACCGATCCTTTTTTGGGGGTGCGCGCTTCCTTTACCTACCGGTTCTTCATTATTTTGTCACCGGTGGGCGCCTACTATCCGGAAGGATTCAATCCCGTAAAGATCCTGGTTTCCAAAGACCATGTTCGGGCCGTAAGGGGAGGCGTCGGCGAAGCTAAAACGCCGGGAAACTACGCCGCCAGCCTGCTGGCCGGGGAAAAGGCCCACGAGGAAGGCTACACCCAGGTCCTCTGGCTGGACGGTGTGGAAAAGAAATATATCGAGGAAGTCGGATCCATGAACATCTTCTTTGTTATCGACGACGTCATCGTAACGCCCATGTTGAGCGGGAGCATCCTGCCCGGCATCACCCGCAATTCAGTCATCCAGCTGGCCGACCACTGGGGCTTGAAGGTCAGTGAAAGAAAAATCAGTATCGACGACGTCATGCAGGCTCAGGCATCCGGAAGCCTGACCGAAATATTCGGCTCCGGAACCGCAGCCGTTATCTCGCCGGTGGGTGAGCTCAAGTACGGCGATAAGGTCATTCCCATTGGCGACGGCGGTGTCGGACCCATCGCCAAGCGCCTTTTCGATGCGATCCAGGATATTCAGTACGGCAAAATCGAGGATCCCATGGGATGGACCGAACCGGTGGTGTAA
- a CDS encoding UTP--glucose-1-phosphate uridylyltransferase translates to MLNRKSPLAAFVEKMTAADIAPSVIATFSHYYQQIADGETGLVPEKDLAPVATEEVPALADLSRYRDAGKKALKNAAAIILNGGLGTSMGLTGAKSLLEIKNGLSFLEIKLRQAEMSGVRPVFMNSFNTHADTLATLARLRPATAPYYFIQNKFPKIRQADLRPATWPQNPDMEWNPPGHGDIYSALHGSGLLQKLLDEGIEYALISNSDNLGATLDPVLLGYVADNHYPFMMEVARRTPADRKGGHIARHKKGNLILREIAQCPPDEVEAFQDIRRYSYFNTNNIWVNLVHLNALIQEHGAVYLPIILNPKTLDPRAADSPPVFQIETAMGAAISLFQNAAVVQTTDTRFFPVKTCNELLVIQSDRYQLTSDYRIVDNRNSPPGRIHIHLDQKYFGKIDMYHDRFGKGIPSLVACESLEVEGDVFFEADVQLQGRVVIRNRTGAPATIKKGTVIEGELLL, encoded by the coding sequence ATGTTAAACCGTAAAAGCCCTCTGGCGGCATTTGTAGAAAAAATGACGGCGGCGGATATCGCACCTTCGGTTATCGCCACGTTTTCCCATTACTACCAACAGATCGCCGATGGCGAGACCGGGCTTGTGCCCGAAAAAGACCTTGCACCGGTAGCCACAGAAGAGGTGCCGGCATTGGCGGACCTGTCCCGATACAGGGATGCCGGCAAAAAGGCCCTGAAAAATGCGGCCGCTATCATCCTCAACGGCGGCCTGGGCACCAGCATGGGCCTCACCGGCGCCAAATCACTTCTCGAGATAAAAAACGGCCTGTCGTTTCTTGAGATCAAGCTGCGCCAGGCCGAAATGAGCGGGGTTCGTCCGGTGTTCATGAACTCCTTCAACACCCACGCGGATACCCTTGCAACCCTCGCGCGCCTCCGGCCGGCAACCGCCCCCTACTATTTTATTCAGAATAAATTCCCAAAAATACGGCAGGCCGATCTGCGTCCGGCCACCTGGCCCCAAAACCCCGACATGGAGTGGAACCCGCCCGGCCATGGCGACATCTATTCCGCCCTGCATGGTTCCGGATTGCTCCAAAAACTATTGGACGAAGGCATTGAATACGCCCTGATTTCCAATTCCGACAACCTTGGCGCCACCCTGGATCCCGTGCTGCTGGGCTATGTTGCCGACAACCATTATCCCTTCATGATGGAGGTCGCCCGGCGGACGCCGGCGGACCGGAAGGGCGGCCACATCGCCCGTCATAAAAAGGGCAACCTTATTCTGCGGGAAATTGCCCAGTGCCCGCCGGATGAGGTCGAGGCGTTTCAGGACATTCGGCGCTACAGTTATTTCAACACCAACAACATCTGGGTGAACCTGGTCCATTTAAACGCCCTGATTCAGGAACACGGAGCCGTCTATCTGCCGATCATCCTGAATCCCAAAACCCTCGATCCCCGAGCTGCAGACAGCCCGCCGGTATTTCAGATTGAAACCGCCATGGGAGCGGCCATCTCTCTTTTTCAAAACGCGGCCGTCGTTCAGACCACCGACACCCGTTTTTTTCCGGTAAAAACATGCAATGAACTTCTGGTTATACAGTCCGATCGATATCAACTGACGTCGGACTACCGCATCGTCGACAATCGGAACAGCCCCCCCGGTCGCATCCATATTCATCTCGATCAGAAATATTTCGGAAAAATAGACATGTACCACGATCGGTTCGGCAAAGGAATTCCCAGCCTTGTCGCCTGCGAATCCCTTGAAGTAGAGGGCGATGTTTTCTTTGAAGCCGATGTGCAGCTGCAGGGCCGTGTCGTCATCCGAAACCGAACCGGTGCACCGGCTACCATCAAAAAGGGAACCGTCATCGAGGGTGAGCTTCTGTTATGA
- the ugpB gene encoding sn-glycerol-3-phosphate ABC transporter substrate-binding protein UgpB: MKKRRSVTVLMCLAIVIFFAGQVAAAPITIHWWHAMRSARGEVCNYMIKQFNESQDKYVVVGTNKGNYDETVNAGVAAIRANKQPHILQSFEVGTQTMMLSGAIYPVYELMKDMGYDINWKDYLQPVLSYYMNADGNLMSMPFNSSTPVMYYNVDLFKKAGIPLLSKTKPISWDDMAEITGKLVKSGVPGGLVTAWQSWTQIENYSAIHNIPFASKANGYEGLDCELLINNEKVVNHIARLKSWMADGRFFYGGQKYQGPKAEFIAQNAGLYIDSISGIAKLKKAVKDFKWDVAPLPVESWMKEPQNSIIGGASNWVLKGHSKEEYKGVAAFLAFLATNRMQGFWHMETGYFPITLTSYKSLKDVGYFDANPYQEVGIHQMTRRDPTKISRGLRLGYFIQIRNIINEELELVWNDTKTPQEALDSAVKRSNLKLREFEKTYK; encoded by the coding sequence ATGAAAAAGCGTCGATCTGTAACCGTATTGATGTGTTTGGCCATTGTGATATTTTTTGCCGGCCAGGTTGCGGCAGCACCGATTACCATCCATTGGTGGCATGCCATGAGAAGTGCACGAGGTGAGGTGTGCAACTACATGATCAAGCAATTCAACGAGTCTCAGGACAAGTACGTTGTTGTCGGCACCAACAAGGGCAACTACGACGAAACCGTCAATGCCGGTGTGGCGGCTATCCGGGCGAATAAACAACCCCACATTCTTCAGTCTTTCGAGGTCGGCACCCAGACCATGATGCTTTCCGGAGCGATATACCCGGTATATGAACTGATGAAGGATATGGGGTACGATATAAACTGGAAAGACTACCTTCAGCCGGTGCTGTCTTATTACATGAACGCTGACGGCAACTTGATGTCCATGCCGTTCAATTCTTCGACGCCGGTTATGTATTACAACGTCGATCTGTTTAAAAAGGCGGGCATCCCCCTGTTGTCCAAGACGAAGCCGATCTCCTGGGACGACATGGCCGAAATAACGGGAAAACTAGTGAAATCGGGGGTTCCCGGTGGACTGGTGACGGCCTGGCAGTCCTGGACGCAGATCGAAAACTACAGCGCTATTCACAACATTCCCTTTGCCAGCAAGGCCAACGGATACGAGGGGTTGGATTGTGAATTGTTGATCAATAACGAGAAGGTGGTGAATCACATCGCCCGCTTGAAGTCATGGATGGCCGATGGACGTTTTTTTTACGGTGGCCAGAAATATCAGGGGCCCAAGGCGGAATTCATTGCTCAGAATGCCGGCCTTTATATCGATTCCATCAGCGGCATTGCCAAACTGAAAAAAGCGGTCAAGGACTTCAAGTGGGACGTCGCTCCCCTCCCGGTGGAATCCTGGATGAAAGAACCCCAGAACTCCATCATCGGCGGGGCGTCCAACTGGGTTCTAAAGGGACACAGCAAAGAAGAGTACAAAGGCGTGGCCGCCTTTTTAGCCTTTCTGGCCACCAACAGGATGCAGGGGTTCTGGCATATGGAAACCGGTTATTTTCCCATCACCCTGACCTCATACAAAAGCCTCAAGGATGTCGGCTATTTCGATGCCAACCCCTATCAGGAGGTCGGCATCCATCAGATGACCCGTCGTGATCCGACCAAGATCTCACGCGGCCTGCGACTGGGGTACTTCATTCAGATCCGAAACATCATCAACGAGGAACTGGAGCTCGTTTGGAATGATACCAAAACACCTCAGGAAGCGTTGGACAGCGCCGTGAAACGCAGCAATCTGAAACTCAGGGAGTTCGAAAAAACGTATAAGTAG
- a CDS encoding universal stress protein — protein sequence MMKVRFKKILCTTDLSDLSNTSITYGMALAQEFNAKLFVAHVVDLTSAVAYGEVLFAPAEIQEKTVVFAKEQIESQMRNASCDWETIVPIGHPADEIFNIVETQGIDLVISATHGRTGLKRIVLGSVTGRLMRSLPCPFMIVRRKENQTAFFKRILIGCDFSQDSNLAFEYGLSLAQEFQSELHLVHVMETDDYRDLLKNGKEAQSESKEQEESRERMRQMLPAESYNWCQPKLVLLAGRPFEEITKYALFNHIDLIVLGIRGHNLIETLFAGSTTDRVSRQSPCPILSVCPVP from the coding sequence ATGATGAAAGTCCGCTTCAAAAAAATTCTCTGCACCACGGACTTGTCGGATCTTTCCAACACATCCATCACCTACGGAATGGCTCTGGCCCAGGAATTCAACGCCAAGCTGTTCGTCGCGCATGTTGTGGATCTGACATCCGCCGTGGCTTACGGCGAGGTGCTGTTCGCGCCCGCTGAAATTCAGGAAAAAACCGTCGTTTTTGCAAAGGAGCAGATCGAAAGCCAGATGCGGAATGCTTCCTGCGACTGGGAGACCATCGTTCCGATCGGCCACCCGGCCGATGAAATATTCAACATCGTGGAAACACAGGGCATCGACCTGGTTATTTCAGCAACCCATGGGCGTACCGGACTGAAGCGCATTGTTCTCGGATCCGTTACCGGCAGGTTAATGCGGTCGCTGCCGTGCCCCTTCATGATCGTCCGGAGGAAGGAAAACCAAACCGCATTCTTCAAGCGGATTCTGATCGGATGCGATTTTTCACAGGATTCCAACCTGGCTTTTGAGTATGGACTCAGTCTGGCCCAGGAATTTCAATCGGAGCTCCATCTGGTGCATGTCATGGAAACCGACGACTACAGGGATTTGCTGAAAAACGGAAAAGAAGCGCAATCCGAATCGAAGGAGCAGGAAGAATCGCGGGAAAGGATGCGGCAAATGCTGCCGGCGGAGTCCTACAACTGGTGCCAGCCGAAACTTGTTTTACTGGCGGGGCGGCCCTTCGAGGAAATCACAAAATACGCCCTTTTTAACCACATCGACCTGATTGTACTGGGCATCCGCGGGCACAACCTCATCGAAACCCTGTTTGCCGGATCCACCACGGACCGTGTTTCCCGTCAATCGCCCTGTCCGATTCTTTCGGTCTGCCCGGTACCGTGA